GCCTGCTCGACCACGGAAAGCGACTGAACCGACTGCAGCACCCGCTCCTGCAGATCAAGCTGGCGCTGGTCGCTGCCGTATTCGTCTCCGAAGGGCACCACGATGGCGGAAAGCACGCCCTGGGAGTCAAACCCGCTGGGACGCTCCTGCAATGAGAGGAATCCCTGCACCATCAGTCCGGCCCCTACCAGCAAGGTCAAGGCCACGGCCACTTCGGCGGTCACCAGCGCGTTGGAAAGCTTGCGCCCTCCGCCGGCGGCGGCGCCGGTCTCGCGCAAAGCATCGCTGAGCTGAGCCGACCAGGCGCGGCGGACGGGCGCCAATCCGAACACGATGCCGGTGACCACCGCCAGTCCGGCTACAAAGGTGAGGACGCGCCAATCCAGGCTGAAATCGGCCCAGAAAGGCAGGTCGACGGGCAGCGAAGCGATGAGGTATTCGAGCCCCACCACGCCCAGGAAGACGCCCGGGATCGCTCCCAGCAAAGCCAGGACGACGCTCTCCGTGAGCAGTTGCCCCGTCAGGTGCCCGCGTCCGGCGCCCAGCGCCGAACGCACCGCCATCTCCCTTCGGCGGCGGGCCGAGCGGGCGATGAGCAGGTTGGCCAGGTTGGCGCAGGCGATGAGCAGGACGAAGAGCGTCACGCCCAGGAAAACCATGGCCGCCGTATCGGTGTCGCCCACGTAATGTCCCCGCAGCGAAACCACCGAGGCCCCGCGGCCCTCGTTGCTCTCGGGATAGGCTTGAGCCAGCCCCTCGGCCACGCGGTTCATCTCGGCCTGGGCCTGCTGCAAGGTGACGCCGGACTTGAGGCGGGCCACCACGTTGTAGTAGGTAGCCGTGCGCGGTTGCTGCAGGGCCTCGCTGCCCAGCGGCAGCCAGACGTCGGCGTACTCGGGGAACTTGAAGCGCGGAGGCATCACGCCCACCACGCTGTAAAGCCGGTCGTTGATGTCGAGCTCACGGTCCAGCACGGCCGGGTCGGAGCCGAAGCGGCGTTCCCACAGGGAGTGGCTGATGAGCGCCACGTCCTGCGCTCCCGGCTGGGCGTCGACCTCGGTCAGGATTCGCCCCTCCAGGGCGCCTACGCCCAGCAAGCCGAACAGGTTGGGCGTCACCGAGGCGCCGGAAAGGCGCTCAGGACGTCCCTCTCCCGCCAGGTAGAGTCGCTGGTCGACGAAAGCCGCCATGTCGCTGAAGACCCCGTTCTGCTCGCTCCAGTCGGTAAATTCCAGGTAGGAAAGCTTAAGCTGGTCGCGGCCTTCCTGGGGCAACGT
This is a stretch of genomic DNA from Acidobacteriota bacterium. It encodes these proteins:
- a CDS encoding ABC transporter permease, producing MSRMTSNLRFALRVLFKNPAFTVLAVFTLALGIAANTATFSLVNTILLRPLPYEQPRQLVWIDATLPQEGRDQLKLSYLEFTDWSEQNGVFSDMAAFVDQRLYLAGEGRPERLSGASVTPNLFGLLGVGALEGRILTEVDAQPGAQDVALISHSLWERRFGSDPAVLDRELDINDRLYSVVGVMPPRFKFPEYADVWLPLGSEALQQPRTATYYNVVARLKSGVTLQQAQAEMNRVAEGLAQAYPESNEGRGASVVSLRGHYVGDTDTAAMVFLGVTLFVLLIACANLANLLIARSARRRREMAVRSALGAGRGHLTGQLLTESVVLALLGAIPGVFLGVVGLEYLIASLPVDLPFWADFSLDWRVLTFVAGLAVVTGIVFGLAPVRRAWSAQLSDALRETGAAAGGGRKLSNALVTAEVAVALTLLVGAGLMVQGFLSLQERPSGFDSQGVLSAIVVPFGDEYGSDQRQLDLQERVLQSVQSLSVVEQAASSYSTPMAGTSWQRFEVQGFQPRSDPAPAAIYEVVSPGFFETLSIPLLRGRAFTRLDGPDGAPVAIVNQEMAQRFWPQENPLGQRLRLAREDGQAPWMQVVGVVSNVRQDALERSPQPAVYLPNGQHPTRTFTLLARTRGDPLASAAALRQSVWTVDSDLPIERLKPLAQVESEALWQPRVFSWLFGVFALLALTLSVAGIYGIVSHAVSQRTQEIAIRMSMGARVGDIFKVVLGRTAVMVLVGLALGMAGAALVGTALAGMLPGIAGLDPIFLAALALGFLGVAFVASFIPARRAVRVDPLTALRAE